The DNA region gtggctgttttgtttcttttcggttctgccttatgtttatctaatcaagatttattataattctgcattatttggcctgaccttatgactgttgtgtttattttgtggtgcaattttcgattgtactttatctcgatgttctaacccgtgtgctgaattgtgtaaaggcttacatattcccgaagaaacggccggctaggtattccactttatttgggggatacccttatggagatggattctgaattacttaattttaatgtggagattcatcctaattgcttaattaattttaatgtggagattcatcctaattacttaattaattttaatgtggagattcatcctaattgatcataatgtggaaattcatcttaaatacttaattgcaaaatattgcctttgaatatgtgatcttggacctctctttgttgccttacggtattacggtcatgtcccgcgaatgtggggatacccttagccaagacccttcgattaaatcatcatgtccctctaaaacaaatcatagtccctcggatgttgccttcgaatataggattttgtccctcgatgacccttcggtgtagcctacggttaaatgatgatagtcccttcgaatgctaaggtatccttacaaccgttactttcaatgaccaatcgatgaccctacgatgacccttttacatccaaaggataaaactacttatttctcaataataaggacggttttaccctcacaaggataggaaatgcccatcaagaccttgggtaggtataactcttaattgcttactcacaatttaaaaatacttttcacacttcacaaatactagaaaatcaccacttggtatacattcatactagaatcattactgagttatatttttctaaaccattttcaaaactaaacgagataaccactttgtatacattcatacgagaatcattacaaagttaaattctctttttcaaaacattttctaaacaattcacgaacactttttcagacaagaaaaataatataagtgatcaagcaattaagagcccatggataaccatggatacaaagggtgctaacaccttccctttgtataatgtacctcccgaacccaaaatctaaattaaggtctttcctgttcttttccgcctttccttattggataaaagaaaagtcgatggcgtctcttgctaaccgcgacatttgctttccaaagcaaaaacacatcgaagtcagttcaccgtatgacatgGGCCACCACAAAGTTCCTACATTTGCGCCAAAATATGCGATCAGTTCATGACCACGACTTTGTACAGTTTCTGATGAGGATTGGAGATGTCAATGAACCTGCTAAAGAGGATGACATGGTCAGGATGCCTGCTGAAATTGTAATGCCATGGGAAGGAGAAAGCTCCATAAAAAAGCTTATACAACATACATTTCCCCAATTAGAAAACCATGGATGGGATGCTTAATATATGGTGGAGAGAGCCATACTTACTCCCAAAAATTGTGTTGTACATATGTTGAATCACATGATTATTAATAAGTTCCCTGCAGATGAACATATTTTGTTATCTTTTGATGAGGTTAGGGGTGATACCCATAATCTATATCAACATGAATACTTACACAAAATTGCTCCTGGTACTTTACCACCACATATTTTAAAGATAAAATTAGGGGCCGCACTGATGTTGTTGCGAAACATAGACCCTAAATTTGGGTTGTGTAATGGGACAAGATTGTTATGTGGTGGTTTTTTTTATGAATTTGCTTGATGTTGAAATACTTACAGGCCACAACACTGTAAAAAGAGCTTTCTTGCCAAGAATTAAGCTCAAAACCACTGATGGTGCGGGActtccttttgagcttattagAAAACAATTTCCTGTCAAACTAAGTTTTGCAATTACTATAAATAAATCACAAGGAAAAACAATTCCAAATGTCATAATTTATCTTCCACGACATGTTTTTAGTCACGGACAATTATATGTTGCTTTATCAAGAGGTGTTTCGCGGGCTACAACAAGAGTGCAAATTAAAGACGGAAGAGTAGAGATGGAAGAAGGGGATTTTACCAAAAATATAGTTTTTAAAGAAATTTTGTTGTCACAAACTCATGTTTTTATCTATTATGTTTAATCACTCAACTATACTTTTTCAATGGCACACTTTGCGTGTTTGCACTAGATTACACTATATTTTTAACTACTAAAATTTACTTCATTTGTTTTGAAGTGAAACGAGAGATATTTCTGATTTCGATTCCATGGTTTACATTCCTATTAAGCAACAATGTCACTTAATGTCTATGTTAATGTTTATgtttattttcttaataaactgtgagaaatattttttttcttattttatctAATCTTCTTATGGTTTTGAACAATCTATAATAATatctataacaatatataaaCACAAAATTTAGTTTTGGTGTAACCTATTTTGATTTTCCATAATACAGTATTCCTAACCATCAAATTATTCCACTCACATTATTGATTTTTGTCATACAGTGAACTGACTTCGCGTGTTTTCTTTTTTTGCTTTGAAacgcaatgtcgcggatagcaagagtcgccaccgacttttcttttatccaataaggaaaggtggaaaagaacaggaaagaccttaattagattttgggttcgggaggtacattatacaaagggaaggtgttagcaccctttgtatccatggttatccatgggctcttaattgctggatcacttatgtttttcttgtctgaaaaagtgtttgagaactgtttagaaaatgtcttgaaaagagagtttaactttgtaatgattctcgtacgaatgtatacaaagtatttatctcgtttaattttgaaagttgtttagaaaaatataacttggcaatgattctagtacgaatgtataccaagtggtgattttctaatagatgttttgcaaagtgtgaggtgtgaaaagtattttaagttgtgattcagcatttaagagttatacctacccaaggtctttatgggcatttcctatccttatgagggtaaaactgtccttactattgagaagtaagtagttttatcctttggatgtaaaagggacatcgtatggtcatcgattggtcattgaaggcaacatctgtaaggataccttagcattcgaagagacgatcatcatttaaccgtaggctacaacgacgggtcatcgagggacaaaaatcatatattcgcaggcaacatccgagggactatgatttatcttatagggacatgatgatttaaccgaagggtctttgctaagtgtatccccacattcgcgggacatgaccgtaataccgtaataccgtaataccgtaaggcaacacagagaggtccaagatcacatattcaaaggcaatattttataatcaattaggtaattaggatgaatctccacattaaaattaattaggtaactaggatgaatctccacaagggtatcccacaaataaagtggaatacttagcaagctaccttttccgggagtatgtgaacccttacaaaattcagcaaacaggtcagaataccaaatcagggtgcaatcgagaattgcaccaaacaaaaggaatcacaacagtactgatgtcaggtaaacaatgcatggtgataataaaacatgtcagatgagcaaagatcagaacaggaaagtcagcgactgtcatgttccctgctgcctcgcctagcgagggcctggagaacactcgctacatgttcgcttaaCGATGTGCgagcgaacggctgcgggttttgaattttagaacagtacgatttcagcaagcttcaaaccctatggcatccattatagcaattacatggttaaacattcaagatattcagaCATATTTAAACCCACAggcaaaacctcaaatatatttatgaattcaattatgatatcacatgtaaattaagaacataaagcggtaatagtaatgcaaacctgtttgcaattgaattgcaaccttgaattggcaagtcacttttaGGGTTGTCGCTGGAGtgaattgggcggaggtaacctttgtgcaaatgagtttccttcagggcttcctttagggttgctctgaattctctgggttagcctccagggtttgttgtgccttctttctatctctCTGTTTTCGTTCTCCTCTTTCCTCCCTCTCTCTTCTGActgaggtcttggtatttatagtgatttttgtgacctaatgggctcagaatgaagcccaaaaattctggtatttgcaagcttcgctaggcgagtggtgtagcgaagggttcgctaggcgaaggatttgctcgcctagcgagcatgccagtttaagtccttttctggattgggccacctgtgtgctgggcctttgttcctttaagatcaatgtcttgaaaaatgtgttgaaagattaacgggcaaattttggggtatgacagctgcccctgttcaatattcttaaaccgagagagttagaatggtatgtacgccattcgtggtctggaggtggaagattattgaacactagaatgccccaaaattttacttgttaattagtcttgatggagatgggcttaatgatgccatccagaaagtttgatgatgagagctttagagtgcgtcgtacatcagaccacatttgaagacatgggtgccacacctGGTCGcacgctagaccgtatagtgagtcattcgTTAGGcgatattagggtgagctgaacctgatgagataaggatccgaatgagtcatacactgctggagataaaggatcagaatggatcatacgctagatcgtatctgaatagcagaatgagttgtccattaggcgggtgacttcactagggatgaaagatcagaatggatcgtacgctagatcgtatctgagttgcagaatgaaccgtccattaggctgtatctgaggatgaaaggggagtcgtacgctagaccacgTTTCAGAATGTACTGTACGCcaggtagtatctgaggaataaagatcagaatggatcatacgctagatcgtatctgagtggcagaatgagccgtccattaggctgtatctgaggatgaaagggtagtcgtacgctagaccacgtttcagaatgtaccgtacgctaggtagtatctgaaggaataaagatcagaatggatcgtacgctagatcgtatctgaggggatgaacatccaaatgggtcgtacgctagaccgtattggaacagttggaggaaccatacgttaggcggaatcagaatgaaccgtacgttaggctatatctgacaatatttgtatatgttgtatttgcaataaatgtctgggatgggcttaaagatgccatcactaggaggatatcagaatgcttgtcagaatgaatgttcatatggattacatctgaaagatgtatctgaacCTTGAATGTAATCAATAAGAGtatccgtctgaatggatctttattttgactgtactaggaggatgattaacctgaaaagtaaagttagcttcatgccatgtcatgatgcatgagatgtgttatgctttcgaaaataaatgcgaacattaTATGCCTGCatatgttgtgaaatgatgtaatgaatgaattatgcgtccGGGAAGTtctgccaggggaaaataaatcccgagattctggttggagacatttgtgttgatgaccctttctcagctgagggtatttgatttctgtctgatggtaaAACATTCAACCGGACCTGGCTGGGGATAAACAGATGACCAgttgtctagtaatgccaatttcttatggggaataactggttttgctggggggtagaattagcaacggattcattggaaagcatggttagaccttatcctcgatcccgaagtcttttagtaattg from Lathyrus oleraceus cultivar Zhongwan6 chromosome 1, CAAS_Psat_ZW6_1.0, whole genome shotgun sequence includes:
- the LOC127093000 gene encoding uncharacterized protein LOC127093000, which encodes MGYYDPLQYPILFPFETHSWDIETKTNVGKNVTCREFAVKSGRLLQQYVIDNYVKIETGRLRWNRRNQNDIRSEVYQRLQDALHNGENDADNVGQRTILPSSFIGSKRDMTQRYQYGMAIILNNDEHILLSFDEVRGDTHNLYQHEYLHKIAPGTLPPHILKIKLGNLLDVEILTGHNTVKRAFLPRIKLKTTDGAGLPFELIRKQFPVKLSFAITINKSQGKTIPNVIIYLPRHVFSHGQLYVALSRGVSRATTRVQIKDGRVEMEEGDFTKNIVFKEILLSQTHVFIYYV